The following are encoded together in the Nocardioides thalensis genome:
- a CDS encoding NAD(P)/FAD-dependent oxidoreductase → MECDLVIVGAGPTGLFATYYAGFRGLRVVVVDSLPELGGQITAMYPEKPILDVAGFPSVKGRELVAGLVAQAESAGATYLLDRTATGLDHRAGPDGGVTLTLDDGTTVEAKAMIVTAGIGKFSPRPLPAGEGWLGRGLEFFVPSFEPYADRDVVIVGGGDSAFDWAQNLEPIARSVTLVHRRDAFRAHARTVEQVKASSVEILTKAEVTALIGDPDLEKVEVTVDGEPSLRPAQAVIAALGFVADLGPLQEWGIETHKRHLVVDSSMRTNLERVFAAGDITDYDGKVRLIAVGFGEAATAVNNAAVVIDPTAHVFPGHSSEGA, encoded by the coding sequence GTGGAGTGCGACCTGGTCATCGTGGGAGCCGGCCCGACGGGCCTGTTCGCCACCTACTACGCAGGCTTCCGCGGCCTGCGGGTGGTCGTGGTCGACTCGCTGCCCGAGCTCGGCGGGCAGATCACGGCGATGTATCCCGAGAAGCCGATCCTCGACGTCGCCGGCTTCCCGTCCGTCAAGGGACGCGAGCTGGTCGCCGGGCTCGTAGCCCAGGCCGAGAGCGCCGGCGCGACGTACCTCCTCGACCGGACCGCCACCGGTCTCGACCACCGTGCCGGCCCGGACGGCGGAGTCACGCTGACGCTCGACGACGGGACCACGGTCGAGGCGAAGGCGATGATCGTCACCGCCGGCATCGGCAAGTTCAGCCCCCGCCCGCTCCCGGCCGGCGAGGGGTGGCTGGGCCGGGGCCTGGAGTTCTTCGTCCCGAGCTTCGAGCCGTACGCCGACCGCGACGTCGTCATCGTCGGCGGCGGCGACAGCGCGTTCGACTGGGCGCAGAACCTGGAGCCGATCGCGCGGTCGGTGACGCTGGTGCACCGACGCGACGCGTTCCGGGCGCATGCGCGCACCGTCGAGCAGGTGAAGGCGTCGTCGGTCGAGATCCTGACCAAGGCGGAGGTGACGGCACTGATCGGCGACCCCGACCTGGAGAAGGTCGAGGTCACGGTCGATGGGGAGCCGAGCCTCCGGCCGGCCCAGGCCGTCATCGCGGCGCTCGGCTTCGTCGCCGACCTCGGCCCGCTGCAGGAGTGGGGGATCGAGACCCACAAGCGCCACCTGGTGGTCGACTCGTCCATGCGCACCAACCTCGAGCGGGTGTTCGCCGCCGGCGACATCACCGACTACGACGGCAAGGTGCGGCTGATCGCCGTCGGCTTCGGCGAGGCCGCGACGGCCGTCAACAACGCCGCCGTCGTCATCGACCCCACGGCCCACGTGTTCCCGGGTCACTCCTCGGAAGGTGCGTGA
- a CDS encoding pyridoxamine 5'-phosphate oxidase family protein codes for MAGNRDAVKLNDDEVAAMLAENLKVQVASNGPDGVPHLTTLFYIVRDGKIAFWTYGRSQKIRNLERDPRVTALVEDGVDYFELRGISIQGRAEIVRDYDGIFSIGSEVATRMLGAESFEALGDFGRETVEKQATKRVAVVIHPEKVATWDHRKLV; via the coding sequence ATGGCCGGCAACCGCGACGCGGTGAAGCTGAACGACGACGAGGTCGCCGCGATGCTCGCGGAGAACCTCAAGGTGCAGGTGGCGAGCAACGGCCCCGACGGCGTACCGCACCTGACGACGCTGTTCTACATCGTCCGTGACGGGAAGATCGCGTTCTGGACCTACGGCCGCAGCCAGAAGATCCGCAACCTCGAGCGCGACCCGCGGGTCACCGCGCTCGTCGAGGACGGCGTCGACTACTTCGAGCTGCGCGGGATCTCGATCCAGGGCCGGGCCGAGATCGTCCGTGACTACGACGGCATCTTCTCGATCGGCAGCGAGGTCGCCACCCGGATGCTCGGCGCGGAGTCGTTCGAGGCGCTGGGGGACTTCGGCCGCGAGACCGTCGAGAAGCAGGCGACCAAGCGGGTGGCTGTGGTCATCCACCCCGAGAAGGTCGCGACCTGGGACCACCGGAAGCTCGTCTAG
- a CDS encoding ferredoxin, whose protein sequence is MTTRIKVDFDLCESNAMCEALAPDVFELDDDDFLQLNTDEVTDENRQRVEQAAAACPRAAISLVEDNE, encoded by the coding sequence ATGACTACGAGGATCAAGGTCGACTTCGACCTGTGCGAGTCCAACGCGATGTGCGAGGCGCTGGCCCCCGACGTGTTCGAGCTGGACGACGACGACTTCCTCCAGCTCAACACCGACGAGGTGACCGACGAGAACAGGCAGCGCGTCGAGCAGGCGGCTGCCGCCTGCCCGCGCGCGGCCATCAGCCTGGTGGAGGACAACGAGTGA
- a CDS encoding 3-oxoacyl-ACP reductase, giving the protein MSEQTSLDGKVAIVTGAGAGLGRAEALALADAGAKVVVNDLPGAGDDAVEEIRSRGGEATVVAGDVSERATADAMMTAAVEGFGRLDIVVNNAGMTRDRMLFNMSDEEWDAVIAVHLRGHFLLSRNAASYWRTRSKETGAPVDASVINTASEAFLGGSPGQPNYAAAKAGIAALTLSTARGLGRVGVRANAICPRARTAMTAEVFGEDTSGRAVDPYSPEHVAPLVAYLASPAAARVTGQVFVVYGGMVAVVAAPVVEQRFDASGDVWTADDLDKQLGGFFADRDPAVGFAADSIMQLKV; this is encoded by the coding sequence GTGAGCGAGCAGACCAGCCTCGACGGCAAGGTCGCGATCGTCACCGGCGCCGGGGCCGGCCTCGGTCGCGCCGAGGCCCTCGCGCTGGCCGACGCCGGCGCGAAGGTGGTCGTCAACGACCTGCCCGGTGCCGGCGACGACGCGGTCGAGGAGATCCGCTCCCGCGGCGGCGAGGCCACCGTCGTCGCCGGCGACGTCAGCGAGCGGGCCACCGCCGACGCGATGATGACCGCGGCCGTCGAGGGCTTCGGACGGCTCGACATCGTCGTCAACAACGCGGGCATGACCCGCGACCGGATGCTCTTCAACATGTCCGACGAGGAGTGGGACGCGGTCATCGCGGTCCACCTTCGCGGTCACTTCCTCCTCTCGCGCAACGCGGCGTCGTACTGGCGCACGAGGTCGAAGGAGACCGGCGCGCCCGTCGACGCGAGCGTCATCAACACCGCGTCCGAGGCGTTCCTCGGCGGCAGCCCCGGTCAGCCCAACTACGCCGCGGCCAAGGCGGGCATCGCGGCGCTCACGCTCTCGACCGCGCGCGGCCTCGGTCGGGTCGGCGTGCGCGCCAACGCGATCTGCCCGCGCGCCCGCACGGCGATGACCGCCGAGGTCTTCGGCGAGGACACGTCCGGCCGAGCGGTCGACCCGTACTCGCCGGAGCACGTCGCCCCGCTGGTGGCCTACCTCGCCTCGCCCGCGGCGGCGCGGGTGACCGGCCAGGTGTTCGTCGTCTACGGCGGGATGGTCGCCGTGGTCGCCGCGCCGGTCGTCGAGCAGCGGTTCGACGCCTCCGGCGACGTGTGGACCGCCGACGACCTCGACAAGCAGCTCGGCGGGTTCTTCGCCGACCGCGACCCCGCCGTCGGCTTCGCCGCCGACTCGATCATGCAGCTGAAGGTCTGA
- a CDS encoding glucose 1-dehydrogenase has product MGRLDNKVAIVTGGAQGQGAEIVRRFVAEGAKVVVADVAKEPGQALADELGEAAHFAAHDVSDAASWATLVDDANERFGPVNVLANNAGILRFGDIERMPGDEVELLWRVNQLGTFLGMQAVTRTMRKNGGGSIINASSIEGLAGMPSCTAYAATKWAIRGMTKCAAMELGPKGIRVNSVHPGMIDTPMTRVHGGDAAMEFGASKVPLGRVGYPEDVAPLYVFLASDESAYINGAEISVDGGVTSTHAFGA; this is encoded by the coding sequence ATGGGCCGTCTCGACAACAAAGTCGCCATCGTCACCGGTGGCGCACAGGGACAGGGCGCCGAGATCGTGCGCCGCTTCGTCGCGGAGGGCGCGAAGGTCGTCGTCGCCGACGTCGCGAAGGAGCCCGGACAGGCCCTCGCCGACGAGCTGGGTGAGGCCGCGCACTTCGCGGCGCACGACGTCAGCGACGCCGCGTCGTGGGCGACGCTCGTCGACGACGCCAACGAGCGCTTCGGGCCGGTCAACGTGCTCGCCAACAACGCGGGCATCCTGCGCTTCGGCGACATCGAGCGGATGCCGGGCGACGAGGTCGAGCTGCTGTGGCGGGTCAACCAGCTCGGCACGTTCCTCGGCATGCAGGCCGTCACCCGCACGATGCGCAAGAACGGCGGCGGCTCGATCATCAACGCCTCGTCGATCGAGGGCCTGGCGGGCATGCCGTCGTGCACGGCGTACGCCGCCACCAAGTGGGCGATCCGCGGCATGACCAAGTGCGCCGCGATGGAGCTCGGACCGAAGGGGATCCGGGTCAACTCGGTCCACCCCGGCATGATCGACACCCCGATGACGCGCGTCCACGGTGGCGACGCCGCGATGGAGTTCGGCGCCTCGAAGGTGCCGCTCGGCCGGGTGGGCTACCCCGAGGACGTCGCCCCGCTCTACGTGTTCCTCGCCTCCGACGAGTCTGCGTACATCAACGGCGCCGAGATCTCGGTCGACGGCGGCGTCACCAGCACCCACGCGTTCGGGGCCTAG